A genomic region of Bacteroidales bacterium contains the following coding sequences:
- a CDS encoding helix-turn-helix transcriptional regulator has translation MRPNDIIKINTIEEYTERFGCPPANHPLMSICRLAEVKDFVPFGKSVQLNLYTITIKDGAKCTSIYGWREYDFKKGLINFFAPNQIHSWSEETEQSDAWGWLLAFHPDFIRKYPLGAKIGTLKFFSYETNEALHMSDAERLQIDVIMQNIQDEDKRSIDEYSQEIIVSQLDVLLNYAKRFYTRQFRTRNGVEADIITRFESVLHKHFAQDNDKLISASDIASELAMSTNYLSDLLRSLTGMNIQQHIHAGLIERAKSLLLTTNLSINEIAFSLGFEYPQYFNRLFKNKTGKTPVEFRNIN, from the coding sequence ATGAGACCAAACGATATAATAAAAATAAACACGATTGAGGAATACACAGAACGTTTCGGCTGTCCGCCCGCCAATCATCCCTTAATGAGCATTTGCCGTTTAGCTGAGGTAAAAGATTTCGTACCTTTCGGCAAATCCGTACAACTCAATTTATACACTATCACCATAAAAGACGGAGCAAAATGCACCTCAATATACGGTTGGCGCGAATACGATTTCAAAAAAGGCCTGATAAACTTTTTTGCTCCTAACCAAATACATTCGTGGAGCGAAGAAACGGAACAATCCGATGCATGGGGCTGGTTGCTTGCATTTCATCCCGATTTCATCCGCAAATATCCCTTGGGAGCGAAAATCGGTACGCTGAAATTCTTTTCGTACGAAACAAACGAAGCCCTGCATATGTCGGATGCCGAACGCTTGCAGATAGATGTAATTATGCAAAACATACAGGATGAAGACAAAAGGAGTATTGACGAATATAGTCAGGAAATAATTGTTTCCCAGTTAGATGTCTTGCTGAATTATGCAAAACGCTTTTATACACGACAATTCCGGACAAGAAACGGTGTGGAAGCCGATATAATTACACGTTTCGAATCCGTACTTCACAAACATTTCGCACAAGATAATGATAAGCTCATTTCTGCAAGCGATATAGCTTCCGAGCTGGCAATGTCAACCAATTATTTGAGCGACCTGCTGCGAAGTCTCACAGGAATGAACATACAACAACATATTCACGCCGGTCTGATAGAGCGGGCAAAAAGTTTATTGCTGACAACCAATCTTTCTATCAACGAAATTGCTTTTTCGCTCGGATTCGAATATCCGCAATACTTCAATCGTTTATTCAAAAACAAAACAGGAAAAACCCCTGTTGAATTTAGAAATATTAATTAA